The Nitrososphaerota archaeon genome includes a region encoding these proteins:
- a CDS encoding kinase, producing MRLTIKTPSRLHMGLIDLRGDLGRAFGSIGVGIKYPNVILTAEESDRLVVEGEQAERFRSFAERFIEAVNAKIKCRIIVEKTIPMHVGLGSGTQSALAVASLISSINNLRVSVEEAAVLTGRASISSIGIGVFKYGGFIVDAGHKVNPWERSKKEKKSIAPIVFRHPFPKDWLFVVAVTEKERRGLSGEKERKAFDTLPTPRKEWATDICRLVHLNLIPALIEQDIETFGKALTKIQILTGKCFEKIQGGIYASRLAEESCKKMLEAGAKAVGQSSWGPTVYALAQGMKQARKIMLSLEPLLGSEFEKKVFVAEADNRGAKLQKLS from the coding sequence ATGAGACTCACGATAAAGACGCCTAGCAGGCTCCATATGGGTCTGATTGATCTTCGGGGAGACTTGGGCAGAGCATTCGGCTCTATCGGGGTTGGGATAAAGTATCCGAACGTGATCTTGACCGCTGAAGAATCAGATAGGTTAGTGGTGGAGGGTGAGCAGGCTGAAAGGTTCAGGTCATTTGCTGAGCGGTTTATAGAAGCTGTAAACGCTAAGATCAAATGTAGGATTATTGTGGAGAAGACTATACCTATGCACGTGGGATTAGGCTCAGGTACGCAATCGGCTCTAGCAGTGGCTTCACTTATCAGCAGTATAAACAACCTAAGGGTTTCTGTTGAGGAGGCTGCTGTGCTCACAGGTAGGGCCTCAATATCAAGTATAGGTATAGGAGTCTTCAAGTACGGCGGGTTTATAGTCGACGCAGGACATAAAGTGAACCCGTGGGAAAGATCTAAAAAAGAAAAAAAGAGTATAGCACCCATCGTTTTTAGACACCCCTTCCCGAAAGATTGGCTCTTCGTCGTAGCGGTTACAGAAAAGGAAAGAAGGGGGCTTAGTGGAGAGAAAGAGAGGAAGGCATTCGACACCCTACCCACGCCAAGAAAAGAGTGGGCTACGGACATCTGCAGGCTAGTGCACCTAAACCTAATACCAGCCCTCATCGAACAAGACATAGAGACCTTCGGAAAAGCCCTTACAAAGATCCAGATATTAACGGGTAAATGCTTTGAGAAGATACAAGGAGGCATCTACGCAAGCAGACTAGCCGAAGAAAGCTGCAAAAAGATGCTAGAAGCTGGTGCAAAAGCAGTAGGACAAAGCTCCTGGGGACCAACGGTCTACGCGCTAGCGCAAGGAATGAAGCAAGCTAGAAAGATTATGCTGTCTTTAGAGCCTCTACTAGGCTCAGAGTTTGAGAAAAAAGTCTTTGTTGCTGAAGCAGATAACAGAGGGGCTAAGCTCCAGAAGCTAAGCTAG
- a CDS encoding F420-dependent methylenetetrahydromethanopterin dehydrogenase, translating to MVLKVGFAKVGCIGSAVLLEYLLDERAEREDIDVRVVSSGAKVGVEQATEVGRTLVEMKPNLVIITSPNAALPGPTKLREIFKEANLPTITVSDAPAKKAVKSIEEAGQGYIIVEADSMLGARREFLDPVEMALFNANIAKVLAITGAYNILRNELDTVIDALKRGEKPSLPRIIVDKEKAIANSGLQNPYARAKAMAAYEMARRVADLTVEGCFVVKEMERYMPLIAAGHEMLAAAAMLADEARSIEKCNDTVFRSPHYDDGTILKKYKFAEKPSKPSA from the coding sequence ATGGTTTTGAAGGTGGGTTTTGCGAAAGTGGGGTGCATAGGTAGTGCGGTGTTGTTGGAATACCTTCTCGATGAGCGGGCTGAGCGTGAAGACATCGACGTTAGAGTGGTGAGCTCGGGCGCAAAGGTTGGCGTTGAGCAGGCTACAGAGGTAGGGAGGACGCTCGTTGAAATGAAGCCTAATCTAGTAATTATAACCTCCCCCAACGCAGCTCTACCAGGCCCTACTAAGCTGCGTGAGATATTTAAGGAAGCGAACCTTCCTACTATTACTGTCTCTGACGCTCCAGCGAAGAAGGCTGTGAAATCTATCGAGGAGGCTGGTCAAGGCTACATTATCGTTGAAGCTGATTCTATGCTTGGCGCGAGGAGGGAGTTTTTAGATCCGGTTGAGATGGCTCTGTTTAACGCAAATATTGCAAAGGTGCTCGCTATAACAGGCGCCTATAACATACTGAGGAATGAGTTGGATACGGTGATAGATGCTCTGAAGCGCGGTGAGAAACCGTCTTTGCCTCGCATCATTGTAGACAAGGAGAAGGCGATCGCTAATTCTGGTCTACAGAACCCCTATGCTAGAGCAAAGGCTATGGCAGCATATGAGATGGCTAGGCGGGTTGCTGACCTTACGGTAGAAGGTTGCTTTGTTGTCAAGGAGATGGAGAGGTATATGCCTCTGATAGCTGCTGGGCACGAGATGCTGGCTGCAGCCGCTATGCTAGCTGACGAAGCTAGAAGTATAGAGAAGTGCAACGATACTGTCTTCAGGTCGCCTCACTACGATGACGGCACGATATTGAAAAAGTACAAGTTTGCCGAAAAGCCTTCTAAGCCCTCCGCGTGA
- a CDS encoding TATA-box-binding protein, with translation MPQTKPIISIENVVASATINQRVDLNAITRNFTDVEYHPDQFPGLVFRLKMPKTATLIFSSGKMVCTGAKSEEQAIKAVKTVVQRLRKGGIDIQNEPEIEIQNIVASASLGGRVHLEEAARQLPRSMYEPEQFPGLIHRMQDPKTVILLFASGKLVCTGAKKEEEVYRAVNNLHALLESKNLMIY, from the coding sequence ATGCCGCAGACAAAACCTATAATAAGCATAGAGAATGTAGTCGCATCAGCGACCATAAATCAGCGTGTAGACTTAAACGCGATAACACGGAACTTTACAGATGTTGAATACCACCCAGACCAGTTTCCAGGCTTGGTCTTCCGACTCAAAATGCCTAAAACCGCCACCCTCATATTCAGCTCAGGCAAGATGGTGTGCACAGGAGCAAAATCTGAAGAGCAAGCAATAAAGGCGGTTAAGACAGTAGTCCAACGCTTAAGAAAAGGGGGTATAGATATACAGAACGAACCCGAAATCGAGATACAGAATATAGTAGCCTCAGCCAGCCTCGGAGGCAGGGTTCACTTAGAAGAGGCGGCTAGGCAGCTCCCAAGATCCATGTATGAACCAGAGCAGTTCCCAGGCCTCATCCACCGTATGCAAGACCCCAAGACGGTGATCCTTCTGTTCGCTAGTGGTAAGCTGGTGTGTACGGGTGCGAAGAAGGAAGAGGAAGTCTACCGAGCAGTCAACAACCTTCACGCGCTGCTCGAGAGCAAGAACTTGATGATATACTGA
- a CDS encoding 5,10-methylenetetrahydromethanopterin reductase, whose protein sequence is MNFGVEFVPKDVYWRTVYYAIQAEKGGFDNLWITDHFINRSVYVTLTLILNYTERIKVGTGVTNPFLISPLATASNIASLNEVAPGRVICGIGAGDLTTLEQAGVQVTKPLSAMREAVQMINALLKGEGLQNFEGTVFKVKSARLAFKVRNPIPIYIGAQGAKMLKLAGEMGDGVLINASNPADIKEAVELVKEGASSAGRSMDKIDVAAYTAFSIHENEEKAFKAAMPVVAFIVAGAPDPVLEKHQINLEAAKKIKDALVKGDFPTAFSAVTREMADAFSLYGTPAQCIEKISQILKAGVTQFVVGSPIGSNVRKAIDLVVKEVIPHFR, encoded by the coding sequence GTGAACTTCGGGGTAGAGTTCGTACCTAAAGATGTGTATTGGAGAACAGTATACTACGCGATTCAAGCGGAGAAGGGTGGCTTCGATAACCTCTGGATAACAGACCACTTCATCAACCGAAGCGTCTACGTTACACTAACCCTTATCCTTAACTACACCGAGAGAATAAAAGTTGGAACAGGGGTAACAAACCCGTTCCTCATAAGCCCTCTCGCTACAGCAAGCAACATAGCCTCCTTAAACGAAGTCGCACCGGGAAGAGTGATCTGTGGCATAGGTGCTGGAGATCTGACCACATTGGAGCAAGCTGGTGTGCAGGTTACAAAACCACTCTCGGCGATGAGAGAAGCCGTTCAGATGATAAACGCCCTTCTTAAAGGAGAAGGGTTGCAGAACTTTGAAGGTACAGTGTTCAAAGTCAAGTCGGCTAGACTAGCCTTCAAGGTTAGGAACCCGATCCCAATCTACATAGGCGCGCAAGGTGCCAAAATGCTGAAGCTCGCTGGAGAAATGGGGGACGGTGTGCTGATAAACGCATCCAACCCAGCTGACATAAAAGAAGCCGTGGAATTAGTAAAGGAGGGGGCTTCATCAGCGGGCAGAAGCATGGATAAGATCGATGTTGCAGCATACACCGCCTTCTCTATACACGAGAACGAAGAAAAGGCATTCAAGGCTGCTATGCCTGTAGTAGCATTTATAGTAGCGGGTGCACCAGACCCCGTACTCGAGAAACATCAAATCAACCTAGAAGCGGCGAAGAAGATCAAAGACGCTTTGGTTAAAGGCGACTTCCCAACAGCGTTTTCAGCAGTAACAAGAGAGATGGCTGACGCCTTCTCCCTCTACGGCACACCAGCACAATGCATAGAGAAGATCTCACAGATACTTAAAGCTGGGGTTACACAATTCGTTGTAGGTTCACCTATCGGCAGTAATGTGAGGAAAGCTATCGATCTTGTGGTAAAAGAAGTCATTCCACACTTCAGATAG
- a CDS encoding signal peptidase I encodes MLKPIARAAAYVSITVFLVLIFWAGLTFALGTSSPAYVVSSGSMIPTLNVGDIIVVKDKDSFKSLQVGDIIVFHSPAGDGRVIVHRIYSMNIDQYGVAIYTKGDNNPAPDGWVVRESHYIGKVVFTLPYLGRITSIIQPPLNYILILFFIVLIFVVELKRK; translated from the coding sequence ATGCTGAAACCCATTGCCCGAGCAGCAGCCTACGTATCTATCACGGTCTTTCTAGTCCTCATCTTCTGGGCTGGTCTCACCTTCGCGCTAGGCACGTCAAGCCCAGCCTACGTAGTCTCATCTGGTAGCATGATTCCAACACTAAATGTTGGCGACATCATCGTAGTCAAGGATAAGGATAGCTTCAAGTCCCTCCAGGTCGGAGATATCATAGTCTTTCACAGCCCGGCTGGCGATGGCAGAGTAATAGTTCATCGAATCTACAGTATGAATATAGACCAATATGGTGTAGCCATCTATACCAAAGGCGACAACAACCCAGCTCCAGACGGTTGGGTGGTTCGAGAATCACACTATATAGGCAAGGTGGTCTTTACTCTACCCTACCTTGGCAGAATAACCTCGATTATTCAGCCCCCGCTAAACTATATTCTGATACTCTTCTTTATTGTCCTGATATTTGTAGTGGAGTTAAAGCGTAAGTAA
- a CDS encoding orotate phosphoribosyltransferase has translation MAVDSVEREKLVRDLGKVLVKMNVIQFGTFKLTSGKLSSYYINLRVVPSFPDVFKEVVACYLYTLKNKIGLTGFDAVCGIATSGLTFAAAVAYTLSKPLVYVRRERKEHGLSKVLEGVLYPGWRVLILDDLATTGESILTATRAVRSEGGRVEDAVVLIDRREGAERALLNEGVKLHCFTDISELSELLFDAGLLDSEQIKAIREQMRAAR, from the coding sequence TTGGCTGTGGATTCTGTTGAGCGGGAGAAGCTGGTTAGAGACTTGGGTAAGGTCTTGGTTAAGATGAATGTTATTCAGTTCGGTACCTTCAAGCTTACAAGTGGTAAACTCAGCTCCTACTATATTAACCTTAGAGTAGTCCCTAGTTTCCCTGATGTCTTCAAAGAAGTTGTCGCCTGCTACCTTTACACGTTAAAAAACAAAATAGGTTTAACTGGTTTTGATGCGGTATGTGGGATTGCTACCTCTGGGCTGACGTTTGCTGCTGCGGTCGCATACACATTATCAAAACCTTTAGTTTATGTGCGGCGTGAGAGGAAGGAGCATGGTTTGAGCAAGGTTTTGGAGGGGGTTCTTTACCCTGGGTGGAGGGTTCTGATATTAGATGATTTAGCGACTACGGGTGAATCGATTCTGACCGCTACTCGTGCTGTAAGGAGCGAAGGAGGAAGGGTAGAAGACGCGGTAGTGTTGATAGATAGGAGGGAGGGTGCTGAGAGGGCTTTGCTCAATGAGGGTGTTAAGCTACACTGCTTCACAGACATCTCTGAATTATCTGAGCTACTTTTCGACGCAGGGCTACTTGACTCCGAGCAGATTAAAGCGATAAGGGAGCAGATGAGGGCGGCGAGATGA
- a CDS encoding DUF3786 domain-containing protein yields MASVDLFEKMGFRKGEGIEERWFTKLSTLFESKSWDALLRGARYLKAGLSGAASDALLKTSFMGLDLLFSIKPPQVELYYIDRLEKPRHYAQYLWIAVNCFERGCLAESDPPPPSTELISIARFGGADTMRGYDRVFASQLLSIMPNATPEEVQKAAELVGGRVVDHLDALWAYEIEPLASVRVRFAYWSSDGELPPYASVLYGAETLLTRIPLEDLKALTFLIISRLGAAYHLVKSRS; encoded by the coding sequence ATGGCTTCGGTAGATCTGTTTGAGAAGATGGGGTTCAGAAAAGGCGAGGGAATAGAGGAGAGATGGTTCACCAAGCTATCAACACTGTTTGAATCAAAGAGCTGGGACGCTCTTCTCAGGGGGGCAAGATACCTAAAAGCGGGGCTGAGTGGTGCGGCCTCAGATGCGCTGCTCAAAACATCCTTTATGGGGCTTGATCTACTATTTAGCATTAAGCCTCCTCAGGTAGAGCTGTATTACATCGATAGGTTAGAGAAGCCCCGCCACTACGCCCAATACTTATGGATAGCGGTTAACTGCTTTGAAAGAGGCTGCTTGGCTGAATCAGACCCCCCTCCACCCAGCACTGAACTAATCAGCATAGCTCGCTTCGGAGGAGCTGATACTATGCGTGGATACGATAGGGTCTTCGCATCGCAGCTGCTTAGCATCATGCCCAACGCCACACCAGAAGAGGTACAAAAGGCTGCTGAGCTCGTGGGGGGTAGGGTTGTCGATCACCTTGACGCCCTCTGGGCCTATGAGATAGAGCCACTCGCATCGGTCAGGGTGAGGTTCGCATATTGGTCTAGTGACGGAGAGCTGCCGCCTTACGCTTCCGTACTCTATGGTGCTGAGACACTGTTAACCCGGATACCTCTAGAGGATCTTAAAGCCCTAACCTTCCTAATAATCTCCAGGTTAGGCGCAGCATACCATCTGGTAAAAAGCAGAAGTTAA
- a CDS encoding DUF447 family protein, which produces MSFSLSVKLLRGIFNRIFDSALNSKHLLERLGLKVGHIYEGIVCTWNPDNTPNAAPMGITPLRGGKVAIRPHTDTATYRNLLRTGCATINFSSDPLLYYFSALKFLKAECLKRMFKRSDAVDSPELRKADAVLSVSVERITGDGEKRALFECSVLSIKGPKMKRVEPYSRAPHALMECIIHATRIRPYAESDLNEARRLLHLIEHHRSIISRVAKHSAYAQAADEIYTYCRRLVSEYETHDKDA; this is translated from the coding sequence ATCTCTTTTAGTTTAAGCGTAAAGCTTTTACGAGGCATTTTCAACCGCATCTTCGATAGCGCTCTGAATTCTAAACATTTACTTGAAAGGCTCGGTCTGAAAGTTGGGCACATCTATGAGGGGATAGTCTGCACCTGGAACCCAGACAACACCCCTAACGCTGCACCGATGGGCATAACCCCGTTAAGAGGTGGTAAAGTGGCTATACGCCCCCATACAGATACAGCCACATACCGTAACCTTTTGAGGACAGGCTGCGCAACCATAAACTTCTCCTCAGACCCTTTGCTCTATTACTTTTCAGCCCTGAAGTTTCTTAAAGCAGAGTGTTTGAAGAGAATGTTTAAGCGTTCGGATGCCGTAGATTCACCTGAGCTAAGGAAAGCTGATGCGGTCTTGAGCGTAAGTGTGGAGCGAATCACAGGAGATGGAGAGAAACGCGCGCTCTTTGAATGCTCAGTCCTCTCAATAAAAGGGCCTAAGATGAAGAGAGTTGAACCATATTCCCGGGCACCTCACGCATTAATGGAGTGCATAATACACGCAACTAGAATCAGACCGTATGCTGAGTCAGATCTAAACGAGGCTAGAAGGCTGCTTCACCTCATAGAGCATCACCGCTCCATAATATCTAGGGTGGCTAAACACTCTGCCTATGCGCAAGCAGCAGATGAAATCTACACATACTGTAGGAGGTTGGTTTCCGAATATGAGACTCACGATAAAGACGCCTAG
- a CDS encoding dihydropteroate synthase-like protein: MKVLVVTAQLAAEVVKQQVKSSNVDCEVLVLPRPVAALLNTSYIARKLQEEDVRGYDMILLPGLCFGDLNIVEKAVGVPVYKGPKYAADLPLVLNLVGSVTLSKTVPACELLASMLRVEAETYIREHEEAALKAGGEGRINVGGLSVGYGLPMRVMAEIVDAPLLSEEEILKRANYYISSGADIIDVGMVARESRPEDAGRIVKLLKRHIDKPVSIDTLDVNECKEAAKAGVDLILSFDRGTLEEASAFAKDIPSVIIPSHTEAGYFPKDPEERVKALRENLQLARTLGLTKVIADPITDVLITPGLVRSLVAHHLFRREEPYTPLFMGLANVSELLDADSIGVNALLAGLAMELGASIVLATEASVKTRGAVKELAKACKMMYIAYCRGSVPKDLGLDLLMLKEKRLRDDPLIQVGEQCGRVQADGEESVYIDQRGSFKIAVDRENSQIVVYHYPRSLKDVDVVIYGRETSKIVKKIIDLGLVSRLDHAAYLGRELQKAEIALKTGKGYIQDSDLF; the protein is encoded by the coding sequence ATGAAAGTGCTCGTTGTTACTGCGCAGCTCGCCGCGGAGGTGGTTAAACAGCAGGTTAAATCGAGTAATGTTGATTGTGAGGTTTTGGTACTTCCGAGACCCGTAGCCGCTCTGCTCAACACATCATACATAGCACGAAAACTGCAGGAGGAGGATGTTAGGGGCTATGATATGATACTTCTACCCGGTCTATGCTTCGGCGATCTTAATATAGTTGAGAAGGCAGTCGGTGTGCCTGTGTATAAGGGGCCTAAGTACGCTGCTGATCTGCCCCTGGTGTTAAATCTGGTCGGTTCAGTTACACTCTCCAAGACCGTGCCTGCGTGTGAGCTTCTCGCCAGTATGTTAAGGGTTGAGGCTGAAACATACATTAGGGAGCATGAAGAAGCGGCGCTTAAAGCTGGCGGGGAAGGTAGGATTAACGTAGGTGGATTAAGCGTAGGTTATGGGTTGCCGATGAGAGTTATGGCTGAGATAGTAGACGCACCTCTTCTCAGCGAGGAAGAGATACTAAAGAGAGCAAACTACTACATATCTTCGGGCGCCGATATAATCGACGTAGGTATGGTTGCGCGTGAAAGCAGACCTGAGGACGCTGGTAGAATAGTAAAGCTCCTTAAACGGCATATAGACAAACCAGTGAGTATAGATACATTAGATGTAAATGAGTGTAAAGAGGCAGCTAAAGCTGGTGTAGACTTGATCCTCAGCTTTGACAGAGGGACGCTAGAAGAAGCCTCGGCATTCGCAAAAGATATACCCTCAGTCATAATACCCTCACATACAGAAGCGGGCTACTTCCCTAAAGACCCTGAGGAAAGAGTGAAGGCGCTTAGAGAAAACCTACAGCTCGCTAGAACCCTAGGTTTGACTAAGGTCATCGCAGACCCTATAACAGATGTGCTGATAACCCCTGGGCTGGTGCGATCTCTGGTTGCACACCACCTCTTTAGGAGAGAGGAGCCTTATACGCCCCTCTTCATGGGGCTAGCAAATGTCAGCGAGCTTCTGGATGCTGACTCCATCGGGGTTAACGCGCTTCTAGCTGGTTTAGCGATGGAGCTTGGCGCATCTATAGTCTTGGCTACCGAAGCTAGTGTCAAGACGAGGGGGGCTGTAAAGGAGCTTGCCAAGGCTTGCAAGATGATGTATATTGCTTACTGCAGAGGCTCAGTACCCAAAGATCTTGGTTTAGATCTACTCATGCTTAAAGAGAAGAGGCTTAGAGACGACCCCCTTATTCAGGTGGGTGAGCAGTGTGGAAGAGTTCAGGCGGATGGTGAAGAATCTGTGTATATTGATCAGAGGGGCTCTTTTAAGATAGCGGTTGACCGAGAAAACTCCCAGATAGTCGTCTACCATTACCCCCGTTCACTCAAAGATGTCGATGTCGTCATCTATGGTAGAGAGACGTCGAAGATCGTAAAGAAGATTATAGATTTAGGGCTTGTTTCAAGGCTTGATCACGCAGCCTACCTGGGGAGAGAGCTTCAGAAAGCCGAGATCGCCTTGAAGACAGGCAAAGGATACATACAGGACTCAGATCTCTTTTAG
- a CDS encoding DNA-directed RNA polymerase subunit D — translation MVWKRQWRPLEISVLEADNSKVRVVLSGVDRVYANAVRRFALSEVPVMAIDDVVILENTSIMYDEVLAHRLGLIPIYTDLSRYTLPEECDCKSELGCPRCRVLFVLDASATDKPKTIYSGDLVSEDKETKPISPNIPIVKLAPGQKIKLEAYAKLGRGKDHAKWQPATVAVLRDADEEGKKFELFIESVGALPATEILLQAIKILHKKISSIYEDLKVKDDGG, via the coding sequence TTGGTTTGGAAGAGGCAGTGGCGACCCTTGGAGATTAGTGTATTAGAGGCTGATAATAGTAAAGTTAGAGTAGTTTTGAGTGGTGTAGATAGGGTTTATGCTAATGCTGTGAGAAGGTTCGCTTTGAGCGAAGTGCCCGTTATGGCTATAGATGATGTAGTAATTCTTGAAAACACCTCCATAATGTATGATGAGGTATTAGCACATAGACTCGGGCTTATACCGATCTACACAGATCTAAGCAGATACACGTTACCAGAGGAGTGTGATTGCAAGAGCGAGTTAGGGTGCCCTAGATGCAGAGTCCTATTTGTGCTCGATGCATCGGCTACCGATAAACCCAAGACCATATACTCAGGCGACCTAGTTTCAGAGGATAAGGAGACCAAGCCAATAAGCCCAAACATACCTATAGTGAAGCTTGCCCCAGGTCAGAAGATTAAGCTTGAGGCGTATGCTAAGCTCGGAAGGGGTAAGGACCACGCTAAATGGCAGCCAGCTACCGTAGCTGTGTTGCGTGACGCTGATGAAGAGGGTAAGAAGTTTGAGCTATTCATCGAGTCTGTAGGGGCTTTACCAGCAACCGAAATACTCCTACAGGCAATAAAGATTCTTCACAAGAAGATAAGCAGTATATATGAAGATTTGAAGGTGAAAGACGATGGTGGTTAA
- a CDS encoding aminopeptidase, protein MSLVTLTEAADILVKVCAKVSANEIVLIISDKAQDTQILEALKQAVERVGAKPKVVIYGSLEGGRLPAPYDSAFNNVDVVFACSTEPFSYDYFYDCTSKGARVLTMFRINTSTLLRTVQVDYEELAEELEDLGKRLQKAKIAEVKTLAGTNLVMELAGRKARLATGLAHNKGDLTSIPAGLVAVAPKEFTAKGRLFIDGTIIGSGRVQKPIMCMIQRGRLTDLADDQAYPLLRHKLSRDEDANVLCELGVGTNPKAKIVGGAEDARVRGTISIGFGDNTLLGGKIRSQNHLDVTMLKGTLILDGELVVEAGQILV, encoded by the coding sequence ATGAGCTTGGTTACGCTGACGGAAGCTGCTGATATACTGGTAAAGGTCTGCGCGAAGGTTTCGGCGAACGAGATTGTGCTCATAATCTCAGATAAGGCCCAAGACACTCAGATACTCGAGGCACTCAAGCAAGCGGTGGAGCGAGTTGGAGCTAAGCCTAAGGTTGTAATCTACGGTTCACTTGAAGGGGGGAGACTGCCCGCTCCCTATGATTCTGCTTTTAACAATGTCGATGTGGTCTTCGCTTGCAGCACCGAGCCCTTCTCCTATGACTACTTCTATGACTGCACCTCGAAGGGAGCTAGAGTGCTAACTATGTTTAGAATCAATACATCAACGTTGCTGCGCACAGTTCAAGTAGACTATGAGGAGTTGGCTGAGGAGCTCGAGGATCTTGGGAAGAGGCTGCAGAAGGCTAAGATAGCTGAGGTGAAGACGCTCGCCGGCACAAACCTTGTGATGGAGCTCGCTGGAAGAAAGGCTAGGTTGGCAACTGGTTTAGCGCATAACAAAGGTGACCTAACATCTATACCCGCTGGCTTAGTAGCTGTCGCTCCGAAGGAGTTTACAGCCAAAGGTAGGCTCTTCATAGATGGTACGATTATAGGTTCGGGGAGGGTTCAGAAGCCCATTATGTGTATGATTCAGCGCGGTAGATTAACGGATTTAGCGGATGACCAAGCCTACCCGCTTCTGAGGCACAAACTCTCGAGAGACGAAGATGCGAATGTGCTCTGTGAGCTGGGTGTGGGCACCAACCCTAAAGCGAAGATTGTAGGGGGCGCTGAGGACGCGCGGGTAAGAGGCACCATCTCCATAGGCTTCGGCGACAACACACTACTCGGCGGAAAGATCAGAAGCCAAAATCACCTCGACGTAACCATGCTGAAAGGCACACTGATACTAGATGGAGAGCTAGTAGTCGAAGCTGGGCAGATATTAGTTTAA
- a CDS encoding ZIP family metal transporter, producing the protein MDALQLGVVASIVVGATTGLGGIPVLFMKSLSQRILDALLGFAAGVMLAATAFSLLIPAIAYGGVTQATTAFVVGAVAIYLLDKYVPHEHMFKGHEGPASHLSGTSLMILAITIHNFPEGMAVGVSFAGGDLTAALTVAAAIALQNIPEGSAVAFPLVRAGFGRGRAAWYALLTGLLEPVGGVIGVSVIAISFGFLPLALAFAGGAMAFVVSHEMIPESHRFGHEKEATFGFVCGFALMMLLDNAFG; encoded by the coding sequence ATGGATGCTTTACAGCTCGGTGTTGTGGCTAGTATAGTGGTCGGCGCGACGACCGGTCTCGGAGGAATCCCGGTGCTGTTTATGAAGAGCCTAAGCCAACGCATCCTAGACGCTCTACTCGGTTTCGCTGCAGGCGTCATGTTAGCGGCTACAGCATTCAGCCTCCTAATACCCGCCATAGCCTATGGTGGGGTGACACAGGCGACTACCGCTTTTGTCGTAGGTGCTGTAGCCATATATCTTCTGGACAAGTATGTTCCTCATGAGCACATGTTCAAAGGTCACGAAGGACCTGCTTCCCATCTATCAGGCACAAGCCTCATGATTCTCGCGATTACCATACATAACTTCCCTGAAGGTATGGCGGTGGGCGTTTCATTTGCTGGAGGCGATTTAACCGCAGCGCTAACAGTAGCTGCAGCTATAGCTCTCCAGAATATACCTGAGGGCTCAGCTGTAGCCTTCCCACTTGTTAGAGCTGGGTTTGGGCGAGGTAGGGCTGCTTGGTATGCTCTACTTACTGGACTCTTGGAGCCAGTAGGTGGGGTTATTGGTGTTTCAGTGATTGCTATTTCGTTTGGGTTTCTGCCGCTTGCCTTAGCCTTTGCTGGGGGTGCTATGGCTTTTGTGGTCAGCCACGAGATGATACCTGAAAGCCACAGATTTGGGCATGAGAAGGAGGCTACTTTCGGCTTTGTTTGCGGCTTCGCTCTAATGATGCTTCTTGATAACGCCTTTGGGTAA